One part of the Cyclobacteriaceae bacterium genome encodes these proteins:
- a CDS encoding response regulator transcription factor, which yields MILVGIVEDDNQIRSLLQQYLDRQPGFSCLLVHSSVESFRKALSPENQPDVLLMDIGLPGMSGIDGMKLIKRDYPGIDIIMLTVYNDPDKIFQSLCAGATGYLLKNTPLEEIKEGIELLTRGGSPMSPQIARKVIDFFNTEKKAVSSPLSEKEKEIVIGLVDGLSYKLIADRMNISLETVRFHIKNIYRKLHVHSKAEVISKSLKGEI from the coding sequence ATGATTTTGGTCGGTATTGTTGAAGATGATAATCAGATACGCAGCCTGCTACAACAATATCTGGATCGCCAACCAGGGTTTTCATGTTTGTTGGTTCATAGTTCGGTAGAAAGTTTTCGCAAGGCCCTCTCGCCCGAGAACCAACCCGATGTCCTGTTAATGGACATCGGGTTGCCGGGCATGTCGGGCATTGATGGGATGAAGCTTATTAAACGTGATTATCCGGGTATCGACATCATTATGCTCACGGTGTATAATGATCCCGATAAAATTTTTCAATCCCTTTGTGCAGGTGCCACCGGATACCTGCTTAAGAACACACCACTGGAAGAAATTAAAGAGGGAATTGAATTGCTGACCCGTGGGGGCTCACCCATGTCGCCACAAATCGCGCGCAAAGTGATCGATTTTTTCAACACCGAAAAGAAGGCGGTTTCATCTCCGCTATCTGAAAAGGAAAAGGAAATTGTAATTGGTTTGGTGGATGGGCTCAGCTATAAACTCATAGCGGACCGCATGAACATCTCCCTGGAAACGGTTCGTTTTCACATCAAAAACATATACCGCAAGTTACACGTACACAGTAAAGCAGAAGTTATCAGTAAATCGCTGAAGGGTGAAATCTGA
- a CDS encoding S9 family peptidase, with translation MKNIFLVALFLLPTLLVAQREITIDDFTTRNTFAQRSVYGINWMNDGKFYSSQDGNKVVKFNITTGQAVETLVDGDALNTKLNIQSYEFSSDEKKLLLLTEREGIYRRSFKAEYYIYDLISKSVQKLSAGGKQSYATFSPDATRVAFVRENNLFYVDLATMKEIQVTRDGKFNHIINGSTDWVYEEEFSFAQAFYWSPDGKRLAFHRFDESNVKEYNLQKWNKGALYPEDYRFKYPKAGEDNSVVEIWIHDLAGGTNTKADIGTNKDIYIPRVKWTNNPSVLSVRRMNRLQNVLEILHVDAASGRSTVVLTEKNDKYVDIDYCDDLTYLKDGKHFIYSSEQSGYKHLYLYTIDGKLVNQITKDNWEVTSVVEVDEKSKLVYYISTEGDYLNRQLYSISLDGKRKTALTSTLGVHTINMSNDAQYYLDYFSNASQPLSVRLFQTKGNKQLKVLEDNEALRSRIGEYGLATKEFYKYPSADGVTQVDATMMKPRDFDSGKKYPVMVFQYSGPRASQVRNGFNPDAWGQLLVQKGYIVVTMDTRGTGFRGEQFTKQTYKEMGKLELEDLLAGGKHLASLPYVDGNRLGIYGWSYGGFMASLVMTKGAGVYKLGIAGAPVTNWRYYDNIYTERFMQLPKDNASGYDDNSPIKYADKLQGHFLLIHGTGDDNVHFQNSVALQDALIMAGKQFQSFYYPDDPHGVRGAKRRHHLHTMMTDFILKNL, from the coding sequence ATGAAAAATATTTTTCTGGTTGCTCTTTTCCTTTTGCCCACACTCCTTGTTGCACAACGGGAAATTACGATTGATGATTTTACCACCCGAAATACGTTTGCCCAGCGTTCGGTGTATGGAATAAACTGGATGAACGATGGTAAATTTTATTCTTCACAAGACGGAAATAAGGTCGTTAAGTTTAATATTACCACAGGTCAGGCCGTTGAAACACTGGTGGATGGTGACGCGCTGAATACCAAACTCAATATTCAAAGTTATGAGTTCAGCAGCGATGAAAAGAAGCTGTTATTACTTACAGAGCGCGAAGGAATTTACAGGAGATCGTTTAAAGCTGAATACTACATTTATGATCTCATCAGCAAGTCGGTTCAAAAGCTTTCGGCCGGAGGAAAACAATCCTATGCAACGTTTTCACCCGATGCCACCAGGGTGGCTTTTGTTCGAGAGAACAACCTGTTCTATGTGGATCTGGCCACCATGAAAGAAATCCAGGTTACACGCGATGGCAAGTTTAATCACATCATCAACGGAAGCACGGATTGGGTGTACGAAGAGGAATTCAGTTTTGCCCAGGCTTTTTACTGGTCGCCCGATGGTAAAAGGTTGGCCTTCCATCGCTTTGATGAATCGAATGTGAAGGAATATAATTTGCAGAAGTGGAACAAAGGCGCACTTTACCCGGAAGATTATCGCTTTAAATACCCGAAGGCCGGTGAAGATAATTCGGTTGTTGAAATCTGGATACATGACCTGGCTGGCGGAACTAACACGAAGGCCGATATCGGAACGAATAAAGATATTTACATTCCTCGTGTAAAATGGACGAACAATCCTTCCGTACTCTCGGTACGAAGAATGAACCGCCTGCAAAATGTTTTGGAAATTCTTCATGTCGATGCAGCATCCGGTCGTTCAACTGTGGTGTTAACGGAGAAGAACGACAAGTACGTTGATATTGATTATTGCGATGACCTCACCTACCTGAAGGATGGAAAGCATTTTATTTATTCGAGTGAGCAAAGTGGGTACAAACATTTGTACCTGTACACCATCGATGGCAAATTGGTGAACCAGATCACAAAGGATAACTGGGAGGTAACTTCCGTAGTAGAGGTTGATGAAAAGTCAAAACTCGTCTACTACATATCAACTGAAGGGGATTATTTAAACCGCCAACTTTATTCCATTTCGCTTGACGGTAAACGGAAGACAGCGCTCACTTCAACCCTTGGTGTGCACACCATTAATATGAGTAATGATGCGCAGTACTACCTTGATTACTTCAGCAATGCATCACAACCTTTGTCTGTACGGTTGTTCCAGACAAAAGGCAACAAACAGTTAAAAGTACTCGAAGACAATGAAGCATTACGCAGCCGTATAGGTGAGTATGGTTTAGCCACAAAAGAATTTTACAAGTACCCTTCGGCTGATGGGGTAACCCAAGTGGACGCCACCATGATGAAACCACGTGATTTTGATTCGGGTAAGAAATACCCGGTAATGGTTTTTCAATACAGCGGGCCGCGCGCCTCGCAGGTTCGAAATGGTTTTAATCCTGATGCGTGGGGTCAGCTTCTTGTTCAGAAAGGATACATTGTTGTAACCATGGATACCCGCGGCACGGGTTTCCGAGGCGAGCAGTTTACCAAGCAGACGTATAAAGAAATGGGCAAACTGGAGCTTGAGGATTTGTTGGCCGGTGGAAAACATTTGGCTTCTTTACCCTATGTGGATGGCAACCGGCTTGGTATTTATGGCTGGAGTTATGGTGGCTTCATGGCCTCGTTGGTCATGACAAAAGGTGCGGGTGTTTATAAGCTGGGTATTGCCGGGGCGCCAGTAACAAACTGGCGATACTATGATAACATTTACACCGAGCGGTTTATGCAACTGCCGAAGGACAATGCTTCCGGGTATGATGATAACTCGCCCATCAAATATGCTGATAAACTTCAGGGGCATTTCTTATTGATACACGGCACCGGTGATGATAACGTTCATTTTCAAAACTCCGTAGCCTTACAAGATGCGTTGATCATGGCGGGCAAACAATTTCAATCCTTTTATTACCCGGATGATCCGCACGGAGTGCGCGGGGCAAAAAGGCGCCATCATTTACACACCATGATGACGGATTTTATTCTGAAAAATCTTTAA
- a CDS encoding amidohydrolase family protein, translating into MIRSSSSLILLFIASHVMAQQWVDSRQQEIVIRSVNVIPMDEERVIANQTVLIKDGKITAMGSKVKSGKNALVLDGKSKYLMPGLAEMHAHVPPIDDLEPMKEVLFLFAANGITTIRGMLGHTRHLELRSMIQRGEINGPRFYTTGPSFNGISVKTAEAGTEMVRKQKEAGYDFLKLHPGLNLETFPAIASTANELGIPFAGHVSFAVGVWRAIDAGYSSIDHLDGFVEALVPGIDTLTEQQAGLFGMFVGHRADESGIPKLMKALQEKNIWVVPTQSLAERWFSPAYDAEEFRNDPHSKYMNPKVVDQWIQSKKTLQANPNYNATTIESFIKLRRKLILECQKNDVGLLLGCDAPQVFNVPGFSTHHELAYLVDCGLTPYQAIKTGTVNVAKYLKLPDSGVIRTGAVADLILLTNNPLTDIKHTQSIEGVVLNGKWLSKKEIDAGLKKLEK; encoded by the coding sequence ATGATCCGCTCATCATCTTCCCTTATCCTTCTGTTCATAGCCTCCCATGTAATGGCTCAGCAATGGGTTGACTCGCGTCAGCAGGAAATTGTCATCCGGTCAGTAAATGTAATTCCTATGGATGAAGAACGCGTGATTGCCAATCAAACCGTTCTTATTAAAGATGGCAAAATTACTGCGATGGGCAGCAAAGTAAAGTCCGGAAAAAATGCCCTGGTACTTGATGGCAAGAGTAAGTACCTCATGCCAGGATTGGCCGAAATGCATGCGCATGTGCCTCCCATCGATGACCTGGAGCCCATGAAAGAAGTTTTGTTTCTTTTCGCGGCCAATGGTATTACTACTATACGCGGCATGCTGGGGCACACACGTCACCTTGAGCTTCGAAGCATGATTCAACGCGGGGAAATAAACGGGCCGCGATTCTATACCACCGGGCCATCCTTTAATGGCATCAGTGTAAAAACTGCCGAAGCTGGTACGGAAATGGTTCGCAAGCAAAAAGAAGCAGGCTATGATTTTCTGAAATTACATCCAGGTCTTAACCTTGAGACGTTTCCTGCCATTGCTTCAACCGCTAACGAACTAGGAATTCCGTTTGCGGGGCACGTGTCTTTCGCGGTTGGGGTGTGGCGCGCCATTGATGCAGGTTATTCTTCCATCGATCACCTCGATGGATTTGTAGAAGCATTGGTGCCGGGCATTGATACGCTTACTGAACAACAAGCCGGTCTGTTTGGAATGTTTGTTGGCCACCGTGCCGATGAATCCGGTATTCCAAAACTTATGAAAGCACTGCAAGAAAAAAATATTTGGGTGGTCCCCACGCAATCGCTTGCCGAGCGTTGGTTCTCACCCGCCTATGATGCTGAAGAATTTCGCAACGATCCGCATAGCAAATACATGAATCCTAAGGTTGTTGATCAGTGGATTCAGAGTAAGAAAACACTACAGGCTAATCCAAACTACAATGCGACTACTATAGAGAGCTTTATCAAGCTCCGCAGAAAACTTATTCTTGAATGTCAGAAAAACGATGTTGGGTTGCTCTTAGGATGCGATGCACCACAGGTATTTAATGTTCCGGGATTTTCAACACACCACGAACTTGCCTACCTGGTGGATTGCGGACTAACGCCATACCAAGCCATTAAAACGGGCACCGTTAATGTTGCCAAGTATTTAAAGCTCCCTGATAGCGGAGTAATCCGCACTGGTGCTGTTGCGGATCTTATTCTCCTAACCAACAATCCGCTTACTGACATCAAACACACCCAATCTATTGAGGGCGTTGTGTTGAATGGTAAATGGCTCTCAAAAAAAGAGATTGATGCCGGGCTGAAGAAACTTGAGAAGTAG
- a CDS encoding fructosamine kinase family protein, with protein sequence MKLLDMHQFPVSVKAHVENQLRCKVTSFRPASGGCINQGGELVTDNGNYFLKWNDAHRYPGMFNAEAKGLTLLNSAKSIHLPKVVLVDETQANQFIVLEFIHAARPCKNYWALLGERLAQLHRNTNAQFGLNHNNYIGSLHQSNSFHGSWIQFFIEQRLEKQVSLAGQNNSLHRKYRSKLDDLYKKLPDLLPVESPSLLHGDLWCGNVMVDEKGEPCLIDPAVYYGHREIELAFTRLFGGFGSEFYEAYNNSFPLLSGFIERADIYNLYPLMVHANLFGGGYLNQVDRILKRYS encoded by the coding sequence TTGAAGCTCCTTGACATGCATCAATTTCCTGTTTCAGTTAAGGCACATGTTGAGAATCAACTTCGTTGTAAGGTCACGAGTTTCCGTCCGGCATCAGGGGGTTGTATTAATCAAGGCGGAGAACTCGTTACCGACAACGGCAATTATTTTTTAAAATGGAATGATGCCCATCGCTACCCGGGCATGTTCAATGCTGAAGCAAAAGGATTGACGCTGCTCAACTCGGCAAAATCTATTCACCTTCCAAAAGTTGTGCTGGTTGATGAAACTCAAGCCAATCAGTTTATTGTTTTGGAATTTATACACGCTGCCCGTCCGTGTAAAAACTATTGGGCATTGTTAGGTGAACGGTTGGCACAACTTCACCGAAACACGAATGCTCAATTTGGACTTAACCATAATAACTACATTGGTTCTTTGCATCAGTCTAATTCTTTTCATGGCAGCTGGATTCAATTCTTTATCGAACAACGCCTTGAAAAGCAGGTTTCATTGGCCGGGCAAAACAATAGCCTGCATAGAAAGTACCGATCAAAGCTTGATGATCTTTATAAAAAATTACCCGACCTGCTACCGGTTGAATCGCCCAGTCTGCTCCATGGCGATTTATGGTGCGGCAATGTTATGGTAGATGAAAAGGGTGAGCCTTGCCTGATTGATCCAGCGGTTTATTACGGACACCGGGAAATAGAATTGGCCTTTACCAGATTATTTGGTGGATTTGGAAGTGAATTTTATGAGGCTTATAACAACTCTTTTCCGCTTCTTTCCGGATTTATTGAGCGCGCGGACATTTATAACCTGTATCCACTTATGGTTCATGCCAATCTTTTTGGTGGAGGTTATTTAAATCAGGTTGACCGGATTTTAAAACGATATTCATAG
- a CDS encoding 2'-5' RNA ligase family protein, producing the protein MPEKKEDRRKFYFIAIVPPSPFFEEVLNIKRYFSEQYASHGALKSPPHITLHMPFKWREDKEEMLIGKLENFLQSQNTCSIRFQNFGCFPPRVIFVDIERTEALQQLQRNLQRFCKQELKLFNANYKELPFNPHLTVAFRDLRKPAFKRAWEEFSKKKFEGEFSAEAVALLKHTGKQWEVFRTFRLAE; encoded by the coding sequence ATGCCGGAAAAGAAAGAAGATAGAAGGAAATTTTATTTTATTGCGATCGTACCCCCATCTCCTTTTTTTGAAGAGGTCTTGAACATAAAACGCTATTTCAGTGAGCAGTATGCGAGTCATGGTGCGTTGAAATCGCCTCCGCACATTACCTTACACATGCCATTCAAATGGAGGGAGGATAAAGAGGAAATGCTGATCGGTAAGTTGGAAAACTTTCTGCAGTCGCAGAATACGTGCTCCATCCGCTTTCAAAATTTTGGTTGTTTTCCTCCACGGGTAATTTTTGTTGACATTGAAAGGACGGAGGCATTGCAACAGTTGCAACGAAATCTTCAGCGTTTTTGTAAACAGGAATTAAAGTTGTTCAATGCAAACTACAAGGAATTGCCTTTCAACCCGCATCTTACCGTTGCCTTTCGCGACTTAAGGAAACCAGCCTTCAAAAGGGCATGGGAAGAATTCAGTAAAAAGAAATTTGAGGGAGAATTTAGTGCAGAGGCTGTTGCGCTATTAAAACATACAGGCAAACAATGGGAAGTTTTCAGAACGTTTCGCCTTGCAGAATAA
- a CDS encoding PorT family protein → MKKLIAVLVFVICIGTGANAQVKISVLGGPSFTTFGGKKAKDWGGVDKKPKMAVRFHGGLVVQYPINDKLSAVSGLQYAVKGAVYEGPGFGQQGEFTAEYKKVLSYIDIPLAIQYAITDKLAIQGGAQVSMLVSAKVKNSKEVQDNFGLPASEDVKDSYKGLDMCLSLGPVYNVTEKLLLQLLYQHGLMKIGQYKEFGADVTYDIRNQGFKVSLIYVLKN, encoded by the coding sequence ATGAAAAAACTAATTGCGGTTTTGGTGTTTGTTATTTGTATCGGTACCGGGGCTAATGCCCAGGTTAAAATCAGTGTATTGGGCGGCCCCAGTTTCACAACATTTGGCGGTAAAAAAGCAAAAGACTGGGGCGGTGTTGACAAAAAGCCAAAAATGGCCGTGCGGTTTCATGGCGGCCTGGTTGTTCAGTACCCCATCAACGATAAGCTGAGTGCTGTTTCAGGTTTGCAATACGCAGTGAAAGGTGCGGTTTATGAAGGCCCTGGATTTGGCCAACAGGGAGAATTTACTGCCGAGTATAAAAAAGTACTAAGTTATATCGATATTCCCCTGGCCATACAATATGCGATAACAGATAAACTGGCCATACAAGGTGGCGCACAGGTGAGCATGCTGGTGAGTGCTAAAGTAAAAAACAGCAAAGAAGTTCAGGATAACTTTGGATTGCCGGCAAGTGAAGATGTAAAGGATAGTTATAAAGGACTCGACATGTGCCTGTCGTTGGGCCCGGTTTACAACGTTACCGAAAAACTTTTATTGCAGTTACTTTACCAACACGGTTTAATGAAGATTGGACAGTATAAGGAGTTTGGCGCTGATGTAACTTACGATATCCGCAATCAGGGTTTTAAAGTATCTTTGATCTACGTGCTAAAAAATTAG
- a CDS encoding ABC transporter permease yields MISNFFRIALRNFQRRKFYFFLNLLGLSIGFAAFGALFLFTAYEASYDNFPGAHQVFRIKGIRVNQDGSSRESVYAPFAAGPDLKASFPEVEHETRIIKTVGMFRYADRWTKSEEVAYVNEDFFRVFAISLLKGRTDDALSEINTMVMSSTFAKKVFGDEDPIGKQVNYKGRLYYEVVGVFPDFPKNSHLKFDALLSFKNYEAVMRKDIVLEPWRWDIPVTYLRLGIDVDPTVLQEKIPRLIDEKTGEYLRQVSQQFRIELQPVASIHLYSNLEGELGINGDGKLVMYLKNIALIILLLAFINYVSLSTAKSIERSREVGVRKVLGSARAQLVIQFLGESLMLHSVALIFAIIIVIIGRSYWPEFILPVEELLEIPTIYWILLITILFLGIVVTGLYPSWMISGYDPVSVLKRAPRGTGRGVNVRKVLAITQFVTSLVLIVWIFVVVEQLRLMRNTPLGFETNRLVIRDSEVYDSLFDRNSTQYRKELTRLSGVRQVSYVGMIPGDHNLAYSSNVRTLSAAAESAITLEFIMVDQNFDSTYGLKSLAGTGFKEESTSWKEIILNKSAMRAVGFTDPEDAIGERILFYNDTAKIVRVVEDFHFHSPREPIKPMAFLFVPHLGYYFTLDTEPTATPSVIQEAEKLFSTIYPGQPFVYKMLDDHFATQYTSELLLERLLYFFSGLSIWITCLGLIGMATYAAQSRKKEIGIRKTLGATSAEVLVLLWKDHFIVVLISALIATPIAWYIAREWLLDFATRIELSVMLFLIPVIVLLLITMLAVSFQTIKAAVSNPVDSIRYE; encoded by the coding sequence ATGATCAGCAATTTTTTCAGGATTGCCCTTCGCAATTTTCAACGCAGAAAATTTTATTTCTTTCTGAATCTTCTCGGTCTTTCTATTGGGTTTGCTGCATTCGGGGCTTTGTTCCTGTTCACGGCCTATGAAGCATCGTACGATAACTTCCCGGGAGCCCACCAAGTGTTTCGAATAAAAGGTATCCGTGTTAACCAGGATGGATCATCGCGCGAATCTGTTTATGCGCCTTTTGCTGCAGGGCCGGATTTAAAAGCTTCATTCCCCGAAGTAGAGCACGAAACAAGAATCATAAAAACAGTGGGTATGTTTCGGTATGCCGATCGGTGGACCAAGTCGGAAGAGGTGGCCTATGTGAATGAAGATTTCTTTCGCGTGTTCGCGATTTCGTTACTAAAGGGAAGAACCGATGATGCTTTATCAGAAATCAATACAATGGTTATGTCATCAACTTTTGCCAAAAAAGTTTTTGGTGATGAGGATCCGATAGGCAAGCAGGTAAACTACAAAGGCCGATTGTATTACGAAGTGGTTGGCGTTTTTCCTGATTTCCCCAAAAACAGTCATTTGAAGTTTGATGCGCTGCTTTCCTTTAAAAACTATGAAGCCGTAATGCGCAAGGACATCGTGCTTGAACCCTGGCGATGGGATATACCGGTTACATACCTGCGATTAGGTATTGACGTTGATCCAACCGTCTTGCAGGAAAAAATTCCCCGATTGATTGATGAGAAGACGGGCGAGTACTTGCGACAGGTGAGTCAACAGTTTCGAATTGAGTTGCAGCCGGTAGCGTCTATCCACCTGTATTCCAATCTGGAGGGTGAGTTGGGTATAAACGGAGACGGAAAACTGGTGATGTATTTGAAGAACATTGCGCTGATCATCTTGTTGCTGGCATTTATAAACTACGTCAGCCTTTCCACTGCAAAATCAATTGAGCGATCGCGCGAAGTTGGCGTACGAAAAGTGTTGGGGAGTGCACGCGCGCAATTGGTTATTCAATTTTTAGGAGAATCGTTGATGCTGCACAGTGTAGCTTTGATTTTTGCGATCATTATAGTGATTATTGGCCGGTCGTATTGGCCGGAGTTTATTTTACCCGTTGAAGAACTTTTAGAGATACCCACTATATACTGGATACTTCTGATAACCATCTTATTCCTGGGTATTGTGGTTACCGGACTTTACCCCTCCTGGATGATATCGGGTTACGATCCGGTAAGCGTATTAAAAAGAGCGCCACGCGGAACGGGTCGTGGGGTAAATGTCCGGAAGGTTTTGGCAATCACACAATTTGTAACCTCACTGGTGTTAATTGTATGGATTTTTGTGGTGGTGGAACAATTACGGTTGATGCGCAACACACCTCTTGGATTTGAAACTAACCGTTTGGTGATTCGTGATTCGGAAGTATACGATTCCCTGTTCGACAGAAATTCAACACAATACAGGAAGGAGTTAACCAGGCTCTCGGGTGTACGACAAGTCTCTTACGTTGGAATGATACCCGGTGACCATAATCTCGCCTATTCAAGTAATGTAAGAACACTATCTGCTGCGGCTGAATCAGCCATCACACTTGAATTTATTATGGTAGATCAAAATTTTGATTCAACCTATGGATTGAAAAGTCTGGCAGGCACAGGATTTAAAGAGGAAAGTACTTCATGGAAGGAAATTATCCTGAATAAAAGCGCCATGCGAGCCGTTGGCTTCACAGACCCTGAAGATGCTATTGGTGAACGAATTCTGTTCTATAATGATACAGCAAAAATTGTTCGTGTAGTTGAAGATTTTCATTTTCATTCACCCCGCGAACCCATAAAGCCCATGGCTTTCTTATTTGTTCCGCATCTGGGGTATTATTTCACCCTCGATACAGAGCCCACGGCAACGCCTTCAGTAATTCAAGAAGCAGAAAAATTGTTTTCCACCATTTATCCGGGTCAGCCTTTTGTATATAAAATGCTGGATGATCATTTTGCCACACAGTACACGTCTGAACTTTTACTTGAACGCCTGCTTTATTTCTTTTCAGGTTTGTCCATCTGGATTACCTGCCTTGGCCTTATTGGTATGGCAACCTATGCTGCGCAGTCCCGCAAAAAGGAAATCGGAATTCGCAAGACATTAGGGGCCACCTCAGCAGAAGTATTAGTGCTGTTGTGGAAGGATCATTTTATTGTGGTTTTGATTTCGGCCCTTATTGCCACACCAATAGCCTGGTATATTGCACGCGAATGGCTCTTGGATTTCGCCACCCGCATTGAGCTTTCGGTGATGCTTTTTCTTATTCCGGTGATTGTACTTTTGTTGATTACCATGCTGGCCGTTTCTTTTCAAACCATAAAAGCAGCAGTATCCAATCCTGTGGATAGCATCCGTTACGAGTAA
- a CDS encoding aminotransferase class V-fold PLP-dependent enzyme, giving the protein MLTSKRAKFSLPPNVSYLNCAYMSPLLKSAEKVGVKALRKKRNPISISQQDFFSDTELLRKEYARLIHAENPNRIVIIPSVSYGMANVVRNMNIKKGQHIIVAAEQFPSNYYPWKSLCDENGAEVKSISPPDGFTERGKRWNEKILEAINTNTKAVAIGHVHWADGTRFDLEAIRKRTQDVGALLIVDGTQSVGALPFDVQKIKPDALVCAGYKWLLGPYSIGLAYYGEYFNNGKPVEENWITRLHSEDFTGLVNYQQAYHEGALRYEVGERSNFILVPMLLNAIKQLNNWGPERVQEYCGEIGKDTIEKLTEKGFLIEQENWRGAHLFGIRLPVNLDLEKIKQSLVSNKVYVSFRGNAIRVAPNVYNTEKDFQKLLKALTK; this is encoded by the coding sequence ATGCTGACCTCCAAACGTGCCAAATTCAGTTTACCCCCAAATGTCAGTTATCTGAATTGTGCTTACATGTCACCCCTTTTGAAAAGCGCAGAAAAAGTTGGTGTAAAGGCGCTTCGGAAAAAAAGAAATCCTATTTCCATTTCGCAGCAAGATTTTTTCTCCGACACGGAGTTGCTTCGCAAAGAATATGCGCGCCTGATCCATGCAGAAAATCCGAACCGCATCGTTATCATTCCATCAGTATCGTACGGCATGGCCAATGTGGTGCGAAACATGAATATTAAAAAAGGGCAACATATCATTGTGGCCGCTGAACAATTTCCCAGCAACTACTATCCCTGGAAAAGCTTGTGTGATGAAAACGGGGCAGAAGTAAAAAGCATTTCTCCTCCGGATGGATTTACTGAACGGGGTAAACGTTGGAACGAAAAAATTCTTGAGGCCATCAACACCAATACAAAAGCCGTAGCTATTGGTCATGTGCATTGGGCCGATGGAACGCGTTTCGATTTGGAAGCCATTCGAAAACGCACACAGGATGTAGGCGCACTGCTTATTGTGGATGGAACACAGTCGGTTGGTGCACTGCCTTTTGATGTACAAAAAATTAAACCTGATGCCTTGGTGTGTGCAGGGTACAAGTGGTTACTGGGACCTTATTCCATCGGTCTGGCTTACTATGGTGAATATTTTAACAATGGAAAGCCTGTTGAAGAAAACTGGATTACCCGTTTGCACAGTGAGGATTTTACGGGTCTAGTTAATTATCAACAAGCCTATCATGAAGGTGCCTTACGCTATGAAGTTGGCGAGCGCAGCAATTTTATTTTAGTGCCCATGCTACTCAATGCCATCAAGCAATTGAATAACTGGGGGCCTGAACGAGTACAGGAGTATTGTGGGGAAATAGGAAAAGACACCATTGAAAAGCTTACCGAAAAAGGATTTTTGATTGAACAAGAGAACTGGCGGGGAGCTCATTTGTTTGGCATTCGTCTGCCGGTCAACCTTGATCTGGAAAAAATCAAACAGTCATTAGTCAGCAATAAAGTATATGTTTCCTTTCGGGGAAATGCCATTCGGGTTGCTCCTAATGTGTATAACACAGAGAAAGATTTTCAAAAATTATTGAAAGCCCTAACTAAATAG